In Oreochromis aureus strain Israel breed Guangdong linkage group 6, ZZ_aureus, whole genome shotgun sequence, the genomic window TGCTGACAGCAGGGGCAGAGTCTCTCTTGCTCCACCACCATAGGGCTGCGTTATCCTTGCAGGGGATGGGGGTTAGGCTTCTATACAGCTGGATCTCCTGATCCACTATCTGGGCCAGGGAAAGAACGGGCTGCCGTTGTTGGAATGACTGCAGCTCGTTGTCCTCTTCTTCAAAGAGTTCTCCAaggccgttttttttttttttttgctttactgGTGGCGCCTGAAATTAAATGGACATAAAAAATTAAGCAAAAAATGAACATTCCATGACATTTAAATTATCATCACAATGAACTAAACTTACATAGTCTTCTTCATCCTCATCTTCGAATAACTCTCCCTGTGTGTCTCCTTGCTCCAGGTGCTTGAGTAGAAAGTgacacataaacaaacaaatcaaactAAGTACCACAGATCCATAGATGAAAGGTCTCACTCTCACAATGGAAATGTGCTGCAGTGAAAGACACCGTCATATTGAAATACCTCATCTGCTCCTGCCTCTGTCTTTGCTGCAATTGCTGCTTCCCTGATCCTGTGCCAGACTTCATCCTTATCCACTTTGGATTTAAATCGGGGGTCCAAGATGGTGGCCTCCTCCAGGAAGCTCTTGATATCTGCGTCCTTAAATTTTTAAGAGGGAGGAAAATGTGACATCATGACTATCCTTCAGTATTTAtaactgttattttatttatgataaATAAATCATCAATTGTACCTGGTATCGTTTGGAAAGATCTTTCCAAATGTTCTCCTTTATGCTCCTTGTGAAGGCAGAGTCATCTTCTTGTACGGTGTAGTGTTGCTGTAGCTTTTGCAGGATGGGCAAAATCTCACCACAGATTGGACTTTTGTCACTGGACACTGCTAGTGTGGAGGTGTAGTGCTTCCGCATGAGTACCACAAACTCCTCTGCTTTTCTTAAGTGATCATTGCCCATTTTAGCCAGTCTGCAatatcaacaaaacaaaaatacaacagaTATGttgcataaaacaaacaaaaataaaacctgagtCCAAGTTAAGccatattatcattatttttcaaTACTACTCACCTTTCCTTTTCTATGGACTTTCTTATCCGTGGATCGATGGCTGCAGCCTGGATGGCAGGAAACTGCTTGCAGAATCTCTCCATCATCAAATACAAAGAGTTCCATCTGGTCTTTACATCTAGGAGCAGCATATGCTTGGGCAGCTCTGAGGGGTAATGCGTTCACAACTTAAATGCTAATGTAATATTCCTTATCTTTGTTTATAAATTTAATTTGATTATGATCTAATGATTATAATATACACAATCTCAAAAAACTATTTACTATGCTTACTGAACAACTCTTGCTTCTCCTTCAGGACCACTTTTGCCATGTGGGACCTCTTCATCCATACAATCACAGAGCGAATTCTTGCCACCCAGTTGGAAATGGCAGGACAAATGTAGAGCTTCTGAGCTCCAAGGTTCAGGGTGTGTGCAAAGCATGGAAACTTGAGAATTTGTAGCTTTTTGACAGCTACATCCATGTTGGCCGCATTATCAACAGTGGCTGCCACAACCTTGTCTTTGATACCATACTCCCCCAAGATCTCATCAATCTCCTCTGCTACAGCTGTCCCTGTCTGTGCCTGGTACACTGGTTTGGTTTTGAGGACTTTTTCATGAGTCTGGCCATTCCTGACATAATGCATCGTTACTGTGAGGTAATGAGCTTGACTAAAACTTGTCCATCCATCTGCAGTGATGGCTGCCTTCAACACATGTTTCAGCTGAGAAATCAGATTTGCCTTTCCGACTGCATACCAAGCAGGGATCAAGTGGTTGGTTAAACTGTCTCTGTTTGGGGCTTTGTACTTAGGGTTCAGAGTCTTTATCATTTCTCTAAAAGATATAGAAATGGAAACGGATGAAACATCTGGTAAGAGGAGAACATGCAACTTTGACATTCCCTGACTTAGCCTACAATTaaacattcacttaccgaaactCGGGGGCATCTACTGTGGCAAAAGGGTGCAAGCCTTTTAcaacaaacttagtcactgctcggtgacattcgtctatcctggcctgtgTCATTTTACTTTTCCCTGCCTCTGTGAAATGAGAAGCCACccgtagactgcagcgagaactgccagcatctgagccagacagactctgtctgtctctctcgtCATGGTTATCTAAATGCaacgcacagtaatggcaggttttgtaataaggcaaatcgcgctaacataatatgcaatGCTAGTTGATTAGTTACCTGCagtattaacgggagaggacgtgcaaacgctaccgctgctgctgggttgagctTCGCTAGTCCGGAGTGGATCAacaacacgacattcatttaaagcAATCGCGTGTTTtttgagcaaatgcttttgcatattcgtagtgtttcctccctttgATGAAAtctctactttgcaagtattgcacgttgccctgttgtcatccttTCTCATAAA contains:
- the LOC120440634 gene encoding E3 SUMO-protein ligase ZBED1-like, with product MTQARIDECHRAVTKFVVKGLHPFATVDAPEFREMIKTLNPKYKAPNRDSLTNHLIPAWYAVGKANLISQLKHVLKAAITADGWTSFSQAHYLTVTMHYVRNGQTHEKVLKTKPVYQAQTGTAVAEEIDEILGEYGIKDKVVAATVDNAANMDVAVKKLQILKFPCFAHTLNLGAQKLYICPAISNWVARIRSVIVWMKRSHMAKVVLKEKQELFKLPKHMLLLDVKTRWNSLYLMMERFCKQFPAIQAAAIDPRIRKSIEKERLAKMGNDHLRKAEEFVVLMRKHYTSTLAVSSDKSPICGEILPILQKLQQHYTVQEDDSAFTRSIKENIWKDLSKRYQDADIKSFLEEATILDPRFKSKVDKDEVWHRIREAAIAAKTEAGADEHLEQGDTQGELFEDEDEEDYAPPVKQKKKKNGLGELFEEEDNELQSFQQRQPVLSLAQIVDQEIQLYRSLTPIPCKDNAALWWWSKRDSAPAVSTG